The Aquiluna sp. KACHI24 genome contains a region encoding:
- a CDS encoding glycosyltransferase, with amino-acid sequence MSEKLKVVLACDTFAPDINGAARFAERLAAGLAKRGHDVHVIAAAFDETHGTRIETHDGAQLTLHRLKSHRVPNHKSLRWVEPWGLTGKIEKILREIRPDALHVQSHLLVGRFAIRAARRADVKTLATNHIMPENLIKYSFLPEFLHKPAMKFIWWDAGRILRRMDAVTTPTRRAADLLERATGLTEVMAISCGIEAAKFANATPTQNSNPQLLFLGRLDDEKRIHILLRAVALLKDHPNVKVELVGDGGERKNLENLAKDLGIADRVKFTGHITDAELPLAYERATVFVMPSIAELQSIATMEAMASGRPVIAANAMALPHLVHDGDNGYLFEPDDADDLAAKLRLVLEADSTELERLSQNSLHLIQSHDIGRTLDIFENLYRGVGSGYATMDNDPGYLLPIGRLSEALTSALTSWRDETLTLRRKAEELSSEARERISDASEELREQLEELKDEVIEQIEEIKDAVKKQARRLRNKDES; translated from the coding sequence ATGTCAGAAAAACTCAAAGTGGTTCTGGCATGCGATACGTTCGCGCCAGACATCAACGGTGCAGCCAGGTTTGCTGAACGCCTCGCGGCCGGACTAGCCAAGCGTGGTCACGATGTTCACGTTATTGCTGCGGCTTTTGATGAAACACACGGAACGAGAATCGAGACTCACGATGGAGCTCAACTAACTCTGCATCGACTGAAGTCTCATCGTGTCCCCAACCATAAGAGTCTTCGTTGGGTCGAGCCTTGGGGTCTGACGGGCAAAATTGAAAAAATCCTTCGGGAGATAAGACCCGACGCGCTTCACGTCCAATCTCATCTGTTGGTTGGAAGATTTGCGATCCGCGCCGCAAGGCGGGCTGATGTCAAGACGCTTGCTACAAACCACATCATGCCCGAGAACTTGATCAAGTACTCCTTCTTGCCAGAGTTTTTACACAAGCCCGCCATGAAATTCATCTGGTGGGATGCAGGGCGAATTCTGCGTCGCATGGATGCGGTCACGACCCCTACCAGACGAGCTGCAGATTTGCTTGAGCGCGCGACTGGCCTCACCGAAGTAATGGCGATCTCCTGCGGCATCGAGGCTGCAAAGTTTGCGAACGCAACTCCTACGCAGAACTCGAATCCTCAGCTTCTGTTTTTGGGTCGTCTCGATGACGAAAAGCGGATTCATATATTGCTTCGAGCAGTTGCGCTTTTGAAGGATCATCCAAATGTGAAGGTGGAGCTTGTAGGCGATGGCGGTGAGCGTAAGAATCTAGAGAATTTGGCAAAGGATCTCGGGATTGCAGACCGCGTGAAGTTCACCGGCCACATCACTGACGCAGAGCTCCCTTTGGCATATGAACGCGCAACAGTATTCGTTATGCCATCAATTGCCGAGCTTCAGTCAATTGCCACCATGGAGGCCATGGCCTCCGGTCGCCCGGTAATTGCAGCCAATGCAATGGCACTGCCACACCTGGTTCACGATGGTGACAACGGCTACCTCTTCGAACCCGATGATGCCGATGACCTTGCGGCGAAATTGCGGCTCGTACTTGAAGCGGATTCGACTGAGCTTGAGCGTCTGTCCCAAAACTCTCTGCACCTAATTCAGTCACATGACATTGGTCGCACATTAGACATATTCGAAAATCTTTACCGAGGTGTCGGATCTGGCTACGCAACCATGGACAATGACCCCGGTTACCTGCTCCCGATCGGAAGACTGAGCGAGGCTTTGACTTCTGCACTCACCAGCTGGCGCGATGAGACCCTTACCCTAAGGCGGAAGGCCGAGGAGCTTTCCTCAGAGGCTCGCGAGCGCATCAGCGACGCATCTGAAGAGCTACGTGAACAGCTGGAGGAACTCAAGGACGAGGTCATAGAGCAGATCGAAGAGATCAAGGATGCGGTGAAGAAACAAGCCCGGAGACTCCGCAACAAGGACGAGAGCTAG
- a CDS encoding multidrug DMT transporter permease, translating into MPFEDLRLLAIAFAVLGAVFLSLGAQFQNDAVTGSSSSADKPKALGIRQLASLLARPRWLMGTVFLGLAILLQLSALALAPLIVVQPIGAIALIITSFLNARIHKIKLDVRTLGSILLTMVGVGSFVAFASQGAKDQLLTDRQLLLIVGALVGLITLFALLFLFTKKSAGPLHYIFGAGVLYGFVASLAKVVLLRIRQGDFEWLTLLAVFALVGATVLGGWFVQNAYASGPPDLVIAGLTVVDPAVAIGIAIIFLGEAQQADPIQIIGFSLSGIVAITGVLLLSKFHPQLDKQKA; encoded by the coding sequence ATGCCCTTTGAAGACCTTCGCCTACTCGCTATCGCTTTCGCGGTATTGGGCGCAGTCTTTCTCTCGCTAGGTGCTCAGTTTCAAAACGATGCGGTAACGGGTTCGAGCAGTTCGGCTGATAAGCCAAAGGCCCTTGGCATTCGCCAACTTGCCTCGCTTTTGGCCCGGCCAAGATGGCTCATGGGAACTGTTTTTCTCGGGCTCGCGATTTTGCTGCAGCTCTCTGCACTGGCTTTAGCGCCGCTGATTGTGGTGCAGCCGATCGGTGCTATTGCCTTGATTATCACCTCGTTTCTAAACGCCCGAATTCACAAGATCAAGCTCGACGTTAGAACACTGGGCTCTATCTTGCTGACCATGGTCGGGGTTGGATCCTTCGTTGCGTTTGCCTCCCAGGGTGCCAAGGATCAACTGCTCACCGACAGGCAGCTGCTTCTGATAGTCGGTGCCCTGGTTGGGTTGATCACCCTTTTTGCCCTGCTATTTCTCTTCACCAAGAAATCCGCAGGGCCCTTGCATTACATCTTCGGTGCTGGAGTCCTTTATGGGTTTGTCGCGTCGCTTGCCAAGGTGGTTTTACTTCGAATCCGTCAGGGAGATTTTGAGTGGCTAACGCTGCTTGCTGTGTTTGCTTTAGTAGGGGCAACCGTTCTTGGTGGTTGGTTCGTACAAAACGCTTATGCTTCGGGACCGCCGGATCTAGTAATCGCTGGTTTGACAGTCGTTGACCCTGCAGTGGCGATTGGCATTGCGATTATTTTTCTCGGTGAAGCGCAACAAGCTGACCCGATCCAGATCATCGGTTTCTCACTCTCGGGTATCGTTGCTATCACTGGAGTGCTATTGCTCTCAAAATTTCACCCTCAACTAGACAAACAAAAGGCCTAA
- the def gene encoding peptide deformylase: MPIRPITITGEPVLHQRAQEVESITDDIRTLIADMYETMEAAPGVGLAATQVGVGLRIFVFDWHDGETLHRGEAINPTVELGPVSEDWPDEDTELEGCLSIPGERYPLKRAETAVLRAMNLEGEAYEISATGWLARIFQHEFDHLNGTLYADRLLKPYAREIKRVIKGEGWGEPGHTWMPGKDFLEP; the protein is encoded by the coding sequence GTGCCAATTAGACCTATCACGATTACTGGGGAGCCAGTCCTTCATCAGCGCGCTCAGGAAGTTGAGAGCATCACAGACGACATTCGGACACTCATCGCTGACATGTACGAAACGATGGAAGCTGCCCCAGGTGTTGGGTTAGCCGCAACCCAAGTTGGGGTCGGATTGAGAATATTTGTTTTCGACTGGCACGATGGCGAAACCCTGCACCGCGGTGAGGCAATAAATCCAACGGTCGAGCTTGGACCAGTCAGCGAAGACTGGCCGGACGAGGACACCGAACTCGAAGGGTGTCTATCTATCCCAGGCGAGCGCTACCCGCTGAAGCGCGCAGAGACGGCCGTATTGCGGGCTATGAATCTCGAGGGTGAAGCATATGAAATTTCTGCCACTGGCTGGCTCGCTCGCATATTCCAGCATGAGTTTGATCACCTAAATGGCACCCTGTATGCCGATCGTCTGCTGAAGCCATATGCGCGAGAGATTAAGCGGGTCATCAAAGGTGAAGGCTGGGGCGAGCCTGGTCATACCTGGATGCCAGGTAAAGACTTCCTAGAACCCTAA
- a CDS encoding AzlD domain-containing protein, protein MTLTVVIASALVFSWKLLGYLIPQRFITVGVQRFSERVTVALLAALVGIQTISSADGLVLDARVPAVIVAAVLLMLRLPFIVVIIAAALVAAGLRALGF, encoded by the coding sequence ATGACTCTAACCGTCGTCATCGCGTCCGCACTGGTGTTCAGCTGGAAACTACTCGGGTATTTGATTCCTCAGCGCTTCATCACAGTCGGCGTGCAACGCTTCAGTGAGCGGGTAACTGTCGCGCTTTTGGCTGCGCTGGTCGGGATTCAAACAATCTCAAGCGCAGATGGCCTTGTGTTGGACGCTCGTGTCCCCGCAGTTATTGTTGCCGCCGTGCTGTTAATGCTTCGGTTGCCTTTTATCGTTGTGATAATTGCCGCAGCATTGGTGGCAGCAGGACTGCGCGCCTTAGGGTTCTAG
- a CDS encoding AzlC family ABC transporter permease, which translates to MDKVTQTSLSVSLATGLYGISFGALATAAGLELLPTMLLSLLMFSGASQFALVGVFASGGTALAAILSAWLMGIRNSFYALRLRSEIAPRGVMRLLAAQFTIDESNAVHAAQSDQKSAVRGFWLTGVGIYLLWNLATLAGALAGSALGSVEAWGLDAAAAAAFLGLLWPMLKGKLVLALVACGVGVALTPAFGSGTAILLTALVALVPRLVRS; encoded by the coding sequence ATGGATAAAGTCACTCAGACCTCTCTTTCAGTCTCCCTAGCTACTGGCCTTTACGGCATTTCGTTCGGCGCTCTTGCGACCGCTGCTGGCCTGGAGCTTTTGCCAACCATGCTCCTGAGTCTTTTGATGTTCTCCGGGGCCTCGCAATTCGCTTTGGTTGGAGTCTTCGCTTCGGGAGGCACCGCTCTCGCAGCAATTCTTTCAGCGTGGCTGATGGGTATCAGAAATAGCTTTTACGCACTAAGGCTGCGTTCCGAGATTGCCCCTAGGGGAGTTATGCGTCTTCTGGCAGCGCAGTTCACAATCGATGAATCGAACGCTGTGCATGCAGCTCAGAGCGATCAAAAGAGTGCGGTCCGTGGTTTTTGGTTAACGGGCGTCGGTATCTACCTCCTTTGGAACTTGGCCACTCTGGCAGGCGCCTTGGCGGGCTCTGCGCTCGGTTCAGTGGAAGCCTGGGGTTTGGATGCTGCCGCTGCCGCTGCTTTTCTTGGACTTCTTTGGCCAATGCTCAAAGGCAAGCTCGTTTTGGCACTGGTGGCCTGCGGGGTTGGGGTTGCTTTGACACCAGCTTTTGGTAGCGGGACCGCCATCCTGCTCACGGCATTGGTTGCGTTAGTTCCGAGGTTGGTCAGGTCATGA
- the dnaG gene encoding DNA primase — MAGRVKQSDIEELKARANLVDIISGYVSLKPASAGSFKGLCPFHGEKSPSFNVRNSPAFYHCFGCGVGGDVFKFLQEIESISFSDAVERLADKLGYQLSYEEGSSESSARTRLLAANAAAAEFYQAQLRTEEGVFARNFLIGRGFDDLAQQRFGIGYAPKGWQNLLEHLAALGFTSEELITAGLVMPSDKGGYDRFRGRVLWPIKDANSQVLGFGARKLYEDDQGPKYLNTPETPVYHKGSVLYGLDSARKAIVKSREIVVVEGYTDVMACHLAGVETAVATCGTAFGEDHIKLINRLFGSSAGDPASVIFTFDPDAAGEKAALRMYSDTSKFNALTYVAAGPEGLDPSDLRQQRGDEAIKLMVQARKPLFEFVIRHRIAKFDLGNLESRVAAARAAAGVISDLVDPALKSAYTRQLADWVSLDVSEVNSIVSGVSRQGVSDRVAPIAKTSIPTPRPDDPQSRQERQILEILIQKPEFFQKLQVRRISAAGFATPGYQRLLQCISRNVDSMGEPDWVSILMQSEPELVDDVRSLAMAELPVRSQQELERYAKGIVRSAQMQALLREKNDLLAALKRIDAGTQPEAAKALQQELMNLEIERRSLM; from the coding sequence ATGGCTGGCAGGGTAAAGCAATCTGATATTGAAGAGCTCAAGGCTCGGGCCAACCTTGTCGACATCATTTCGGGATACGTCTCTCTAAAGCCCGCCAGCGCTGGTTCTTTCAAAGGCCTGTGTCCATTTCACGGTGAAAAATCTCCCAGTTTCAACGTCAGAAATTCACCGGCCTTTTATCACTGCTTCGGCTGTGGAGTCGGTGGCGACGTGTTCAAGTTTTTACAGGAGATTGAATCCATTTCCTTCTCAGACGCCGTGGAGCGACTGGCTGACAAGCTCGGGTATCAACTGAGTTATGAGGAGGGTTCCTCGGAGTCCTCGGCGAGAACTCGACTGCTTGCTGCGAACGCCGCTGCCGCAGAGTTCTATCAAGCGCAGTTGAGAACCGAAGAAGGTGTCTTCGCGCGAAATTTTCTGATCGGTCGAGGCTTTGATGACTTGGCACAGCAGCGTTTTGGAATTGGTTATGCGCCCAAGGGTTGGCAAAACCTGCTTGAACATCTTGCCGCTTTAGGATTCACCAGCGAGGAGCTAATCACCGCTGGGCTTGTCATGCCAAGCGATAAGGGTGGTTATGACCGATTTAGGGGTCGCGTTCTTTGGCCAATCAAAGATGCGAATTCCCAGGTCTTGGGTTTTGGAGCAAGGAAACTTTATGAGGATGACCAAGGTCCAAAGTATCTAAATACCCCAGAGACTCCTGTTTACCATAAGGGTTCAGTGCTGTATGGATTGGACTCCGCACGCAAGGCCATAGTCAAGTCACGTGAAATTGTGGTGGTTGAGGGCTACACCGATGTAATGGCCTGTCATTTGGCAGGAGTGGAAACAGCGGTGGCAACTTGTGGCACTGCATTTGGTGAGGACCATATCAAGCTCATCAATAGGCTGTTCGGCTCTTCAGCCGGTGATCCCGCCAGCGTAATCTTCACCTTCGATCCAGACGCGGCTGGTGAAAAGGCAGCGTTACGCATGTACTCTGACACCTCAAAGTTCAACGCACTTACCTATGTTGCCGCGGGACCAGAGGGCTTGGACCCGAGTGACCTCAGGCAACAGCGCGGCGATGAAGCAATCAAACTTATGGTACAGGCGCGCAAACCGCTGTTTGAATTTGTCATCCGGCATCGCATTGCAAAGTTTGACCTCGGCAACTTGGAGTCAAGGGTTGCGGCAGCAAGAGCCGCAGCTGGAGTGATTTCGGATTTGGTTGATCCCGCACTGAAGTCTGCTTACACTCGCCAACTCGCAGATTGGGTTTCCCTCGACGTATCGGAAGTCAACTCAATTGTCAGCGGCGTCTCTAGACAGGGAGTTAGCGATCGCGTTGCTCCGATTGCAAAGACCTCGATTCCGACTCCACGACCAGACGATCCTCAGTCTCGACAAGAGCGCCAGATTCTAGAGATTCTTATTCAAAAGCCAGAGTTCTTTCAAAAGCTCCAGGTTCGCCGTATTTCCGCAGCGGGCTTTGCGACCCCTGGCTATCAAAGACTTTTGCAGTGCATTTCCCGTAATGTCGATTCAATGGGGGAGCCCGATTGGGTTTCTATCCTGATGCAATCAGAACCTGAACTAGTTGATGACGTTCGGTCCCTAGCCATGGCTGAGCTTCCGGTTAGAAGCCAACAGGAGCTCGAGCGCTACGCAAAGGGCATAGTGAGGTCGGCTCAAATGCAGGCCCTGCTGCGCGAAAAGAATGATCTTTTGGCAGCTCTGAAGCGTATTGATGCCGGCACTCAGCCAGAAGCTGCAAAGGCATTGCAGCAGGAGTTGATGAATTTGGAGATTGAACGAAGATCACTGATGTAG
- a CDS encoding deoxyguanosinetriphosphate triphosphohydrolase gives MNELEPGYEDFDRERFVSQAKSSMVRRGEFARDRARVLHSAAFRKLSSKTQVLSPSSGDFARTRLTHSLEVSQVGREIANVIGVDADLVDMACLAHDLGHPPFGHNGESALNLWAAEIGGFEGNAQTFRILTRLEPKIYDESGRSRGLNLTRASLDAATKYPWRLSQASEYGNSVKFGVYDDDLEVFHWMRASAPDGAKCVEAQIMDFSDDVAYSVHDFEDAIFEGFIDPAVISDPLAKDALLEEVGKWAGGSLAKVQLEEALHHLQQSPFWLSGYDGSPRDLAQLKNLTSDLIGSFVSRTTEAILENASKSSLTRYRAGVIVPSKVKSEIAVLKGIVASQVMSHNSRQPLYERQRVILTELADALLTAPEHLDAISAQAWEAASSDAAKRRVIVDQVASLTDPTAIALHQRLT, from the coding sequence ATGAACGAACTTGAGCCTGGATACGAGGACTTCGACAGGGAGCGTTTTGTCTCACAAGCCAAGTCCTCAATGGTTAGACGCGGCGAGTTCGCCAGGGACCGTGCCCGAGTGCTCCACTCGGCGGCATTCCGGAAGCTTTCCTCAAAGACTCAGGTACTATCGCCCAGCTCCGGGGATTTCGCTAGAACGCGTCTGACCCACTCGCTAGAGGTTTCTCAGGTCGGCAGAGAAATCGCAAACGTGATTGGTGTAGACGCCGACCTAGTTGACATGGCTTGTCTGGCACATGACCTTGGCCATCCACCATTTGGACACAATGGCGAGAGCGCTCTGAATCTTTGGGCCGCGGAAATAGGGGGCTTTGAGGGTAATGCCCAGACGTTCAGAATTCTTACTCGTCTTGAGCCCAAGATCTATGACGAATCCGGTAGGTCTCGCGGGTTGAACCTCACCAGGGCTTCTCTCGATGCCGCTACCAAGTACCCATGGCGGCTATCGCAGGCGTCAGAGTATGGCAATTCGGTGAAGTTCGGCGTTTATGACGATGATCTAGAGGTGTTTCATTGGATGCGAGCCTCAGCACCGGATGGAGCAAAGTGCGTTGAGGCTCAGATTATGGACTTCTCCGACGATGTGGCGTATTCAGTTCACGATTTCGAAGATGCGATATTCGAGGGATTTATCGATCCTGCAGTTATCTCTGATCCGCTTGCCAAGGACGCGCTTCTGGAAGAGGTCGGAAAGTGGGCCGGGGGAAGCCTGGCAAAGGTGCAGCTTGAAGAGGCGCTGCATCACCTGCAGCAATCACCATTCTGGTTATCCGGTTATGACGGCTCACCTAGAGATTTGGCTCAGCTCAAGAATTTAACCTCGGACCTAATCGGTAGCTTCGTCTCACGCACGACTGAGGCCATTTTGGAGAATGCTTCAAAGTCCTCTTTGACCAGGTACCGGGCGGGAGTCATAGTTCCATCCAAGGTCAAGAGCGAGATCGCGGTTTTGAAGGGAATTGTTGCTTCTCAAGTGATGAGCCACAACTCTAGGCAGCCGCTATACGAGCGCCAGCGGGTTATTTTGACCGAGCTTGCAGACGCGCTACTTACGGCGCCTGAACATCTAGATGCGATCTCGGCTCAAGCCTGGGAGGCTGCGTCTTCGGATGCTGCAAAGCGCCGCGTCATTGTTGATCAAGTCGCCTCGCTGACCGACCCGACTGCGATCGCTCTGCACCAGCGCCTGACCTAG
- the dusB gene encoding tRNA dihydrouridine synthase DusB, whose protein sequence is MGLRYGKHDIKVPVVLAPMAGITNTAYRRLCQEYGGGLYVSEMVTSRALVERTPESMRLIGHHPSEKIRSVQLYGVDPKTIGEAVTMLVAEDRADHIDLNFGCPVPKVTRKGGGAALPWKSDLFESIVNTAVKSAGDIPVTVKMRKGIDDQHLTFLDAGKAARDAGVAAVALHGRTAADYYSGVADWDAIAELRNALPDVQVLGNGDIWSAADAVRMMQQTGVDGVVVGRGCLGRPWLFGDLERAISAYLENQPLDASETAMPSLGEVADAYYRHAELLVEFFESEERACRDIRKHVAWYFKGYPVGGELRAALALANSLQEIQDLIGTLDRNIPYPGEAAEGPRGRLGSAKSCTLPENWLNSRDLNFEQKTVLLDAELSVSGG, encoded by the coding sequence TTGGGCCTCAGATACGGTAAGCACGACATCAAGGTGCCAGTTGTGCTGGCTCCTATGGCGGGCATTACCAACACCGCGTATCGCAGACTTTGTCAGGAATACGGTGGCGGTCTTTACGTATCAGAGATGGTCACATCCCGTGCGCTGGTGGAGAGAACCCCCGAGTCGATGCGCCTAATTGGTCACCATCCAAGTGAGAAGATTCGATCGGTGCAGCTATACGGTGTCGATCCAAAAACCATCGGTGAGGCAGTGACCATGTTGGTTGCTGAGGATCGAGCCGATCACATCGATCTGAATTTTGGCTGTCCAGTACCCAAAGTCACCCGAAAGGGCGGGGGAGCAGCATTACCTTGGAAAAGCGACCTGTTTGAGTCCATAGTCAACACAGCGGTCAAGTCAGCTGGTGATATTCCGGTCACGGTCAAAATGCGTAAGGGGATTGACGACCAACACCTCACTTTCCTGGATGCCGGTAAGGCGGCTCGAGATGCAGGGGTAGCAGCGGTTGCACTGCACGGTCGAACCGCAGCTGATTACTACTCCGGAGTTGCCGACTGGGATGCAATCGCGGAACTTCGCAATGCATTACCTGATGTCCAGGTTCTTGGAAATGGCGACATTTGGTCAGCGGCCGATGCGGTTCGAATGATGCAGCAAACCGGCGTTGACGGCGTTGTCGTCGGTCGCGGCTGCCTTGGTAGGCCATGGCTCTTTGGTGATCTCGAACGTGCGATTTCCGCCTATCTCGAGAATCAACCGCTTGACGCCTCAGAGACCGCGATGCCGTCGCTAGGTGAGGTAGCCGATGCTTACTATCGTCACGCCGAGTTACTGGTTGAGTTTTTTGAAAGTGAAGAGCGTGCCTGCCGTGACATTAGAAAGCATGTGGCTTGGTATTTCAAGGGTTATCCAGTTGGCGGTGAATTACGTGCGGCTCTTGCCCTGGCCAATTCGCTTCAGGAGATTCAGGACTTGATTGGCACGTTAGATCGCAACATCCCTTACCCCGGCGAGGCCGCTGAGGGTCCACGTGGGCGTTTAGGAAGCGCAAAGTCCTGCACCTTGCCAGAAAACTGGCTGAATTCAAGAGATCTAAATTTTGAACAGAAGACCGTCCTGTTGGATGCAGAGTTATCGGTGTCCGGAGGGTAA
- a CDS encoding glycine--tRNA ligase, with amino-acid sequence MASQKLDQVISLAKRRGFVFQAGEIYGGSRSAWDYGPLGVELKENIKRQWWKSMVSSREDVVGLDSSIILPKRVWEASGHVEAFVDPLIECTSCHKRFRADHLEEAFEEKKGRAPSSLEEIACPNCGTRSSWTEPKNFNGLLKTSLGPVEDESGMHYLRPETAQGIFVNFNNVLNAARMKPPFGIGQMGKSFRNEITPGNFIFRTREFEQMEMEFFVKPGEDETWHDYWINERYNWYTNLGINPENLRLFEHPKEKLSHYSKRTVDIEYRFGFQGSEFGELEGIANRTDFDLKTHSEHSGVDLSYFDPTEEKRWTPFVIEPAAGLTRSLMAFLVDAYAEDEAPNAKGGVDTRTVLRLDYRLAPVKAAVLPLSKNEELSPIAKSLAQELRQNWNVDYDDSAAIGRRYRRQDEIGTPFCITVDFETPTDLSVTVRERDSMAQERVSLSKLSGYLFERLKG; translated from the coding sequence ATGGCATCCCAGAAACTCGACCAAGTAATTTCATTGGCAAAACGCCGCGGCTTCGTATTTCAGGCCGGTGAGATTTACGGTGGTTCAAGATCAGCATGGGACTACGGACCTTTGGGTGTCGAACTCAAGGAAAACATTAAGCGCCAGTGGTGGAAGTCCATGGTTTCCTCTCGTGAGGATGTTGTGGGGTTGGATTCCTCAATCATTTTGCCAAAACGCGTCTGGGAGGCTTCCGGCCACGTCGAGGCCTTCGTTGATCCGCTAATTGAATGCACCTCCTGCCACAAGCGCTTCCGCGCTGACCACCTAGAGGAGGCGTTCGAGGAAAAGAAGGGTCGCGCACCATCCTCTCTTGAGGAAATTGCCTGCCCAAACTGTGGCACTCGCTCCTCGTGGACTGAGCCTAAGAATTTCAATGGTCTACTCAAGACCAGCCTTGGTCCGGTAGAAGACGAATCCGGCATGCACTACCTACGACCTGAGACCGCGCAGGGCATTTTTGTGAACTTCAACAACGTGCTAAACGCAGCCAGAATGAAGCCCCCTTTTGGCATCGGTCAGATGGGAAAGAGCTTTAGAAACGAGATTACGCCCGGCAACTTCATCTTCCGAACCAGGGAGTTTGAGCAGATGGAGATGGAGTTTTTCGTCAAGCCTGGTGAGGATGAGACCTGGCACGACTATTGGATCAACGAGCGCTACAACTGGTACACAAACCTAGGTATCAACCCTGAAAACCTCAGGCTGTTCGAGCACCCAAAGGAAAAGCTCTCGCACTACTCAAAGCGCACCGTGGACATCGAGTATCGATTTGGTTTCCAGGGCAGCGAGTTCGGCGAGCTTGAGGGCATTGCAAACCGAACCGACTTTGATCTCAAGACTCACTCCGAGCACTCTGGTGTTGATTTGAGTTACTTTGATCCAACTGAGGAAAAGCGTTGGACTCCATTTGTTATTGAGCCAGCCGCCGGCCTAACTCGGTCACTAATGGCGTTCTTGGTTGATGCTTACGCAGAGGATGAGGCCCCTAACGCCAAGGGTGGTGTTGACACCCGAACTGTCCTAAGGCTTGATTACCGCCTTGCTCCAGTCAAGGCAGCCGTGTTGCCTTTGAGCAAAAACGAGGAGCTATCTCCAATCGCCAAATCCCTCGCTCAGGAGCTTCGCCAGAACTGGAATGTCGATTACGACGATTCAGCCGCAATCGGTCGACGCTACCGCCGTCAGGATGAAATCGGAACTCCGTTCTGCATCACCGTGGACTTTGAGACTCCGACTGATCTGTCTGTAACCGTACGTGAGCGTGACAGCATGGCCCAGGAGCGCGTCTCCCTTTCCAAGCTTTCTGGCTATCTGTTCGAGCGCCTAAAGGGCTAG
- the uppS gene encoding polyprenyl diphosphate synthase: protein MRLFDPERKAPKLDVVPRHIALVMDGNGRWANQRGLTRTEGHKAGEIALLEVVAGAIEAGVENLTAYAFSTENWKRSPEEVRFLMGYNKEVLRKRRDLLMEWNVRIRWAGRMPRLWPSVVKELQEAERITAKNTGLTLTMAVNYGGRQELVDAVNKLATKVALGQLKPGSITEKTIAKELYVPELPDVDLFLRSSGELRSSNFLMWQSSYAEYFFSPTLWPDFNREELWRAIAEFGGRQRRFGAAEDAPLN, encoded by the coding sequence ATGAGGCTCTTTGACCCTGAGCGAAAAGCTCCCAAGTTAGACGTGGTCCCGAGGCACATTGCACTTGTTATGGACGGTAATGGTCGTTGGGCAAATCAGCGAGGCCTGACGCGTACCGAAGGTCACAAAGCAGGCGAGATTGCTCTTTTAGAAGTGGTTGCCGGTGCAATTGAAGCCGGAGTTGAGAACCTAACCGCTTATGCATTCTCGACCGAGAATTGGAAGCGATCTCCCGAAGAGGTGCGCTTTTTGATGGGCTACAACAAAGAGGTGCTGCGCAAAAGACGCGACTTGCTCATGGAGTGGAACGTCAGGATCAGGTGGGCGGGTCGTATGCCTCGGCTTTGGCCCTCGGTTGTCAAAGAACTTCAAGAGGCCGAGCGCATAACCGCCAAAAACACGGGGCTCACGTTGACGATGGCGGTTAACTATGGTGGTCGACAGGAGCTTGTAGACGCGGTGAACAAGCTGGCTACTAAGGTTGCTCTTGGTCAGCTTAAGCCTGGTTCCATCACTGAAAAGACGATTGCCAAAGAGCTTTATGTTCCAGAGCTTCCAGACGTGGATTTGTTTCTTAGGTCAAGTGGCGAACTTCGTTCCTCAAACTTTTTGATGTGGCAATCAAGTTATGCGGAGTACTTCTTTTCACCAACCCTCTGGCCTGACTTCAACAGGGAAGAGCTTTGGAGGGCAATAGCTGAGTTTGGTGGGCGTCAGCGTCGCTTCGGTGCTGCCGAGGATGCTCCGCTAAACTAG